From the genome of Flavobacterium luteolum, one region includes:
- a CDS encoding DUF4369 domain-containing protein — MKKTLIAFVTLAVLASCSKKETAADNLHITGNIKGLKTGTLYIQRIVDTSLVAIDSIKIDGNSTFERDIKLESPEMLYLYLDRGVTNSLDNNILFFAEPGNINIETNLDNFIASAKITGSKNQELYEEYQKINTRFRDENLSMVEAKFKALKRQDQKALDSLEAKQDSNIKRKYLYATNFAINNKDHEVAPYIALAEIYDINIKFLDTIQKSMTPKVAQSLYGKKLTKYVTEIKKEQKAPAAATTPTPAE, encoded by the coding sequence ATGAAAAAAACATTAATTGCTTTTGTTACTCTTGCAGTATTAGCATCTTGCAGCAAAAAAGAAACAGCTGCTGATAATTTACACATCACAGGAAACATTAAAGGCTTAAAAACCGGAACTTTATATATCCAAAGAATTGTTGACACTTCCCTTGTTGCTATTGACAGCATCAAAATCGATGGAAACTCTACTTTTGAAAGAGATATTAAATTAGAATCTCCTGAAATGTTATATTTATATTTAGACAGAGGCGTAACAAATTCATTAGACAATAATATTTTATTCTTTGCTGAACCAGGAAATATTAATATTGAAACCAATTTAGACAACTTCATCGCTAGCGCAAAAATTACTGGATCTAAAAACCAGGAGTTATACGAAGAATATCAAAAAATAAACACTCGTTTTAGAGATGAGAACCTATCTATGGTTGAAGCAAAGTTTAAAGCTTTAAAAAGACAAGATCAAAAAGCTCTTGATAGCCTTGAGGCAAAACAAGACTCAAACATTAAAAGAAAATATTTGTACGCTACAAACTTCGCCATTAACAATAAAGATCACGAAGTAGCACCTTACATTGCTTTAGCAGAGATTTACGACATCAATATCAAATTCTTAGATACGATTCAAAAATCGATGACTCCAAAAGTAGCTCAATCACTTTATGGAAAAAAGCTTACCAAGTATGTAACTGAAATCAAAAAAGAACAAAAAGCTCCGGCAGCCGCAACAACTCCGACTCCAGCTGAATAA
- the idi gene encoding isopentenyl-diphosphate Delta-isomerase, with translation MTEENVILVNQNDEQIGLMPKLEAHEKALLHRAFSVFILNSKNEIMLQQRAHHKYHSPLLWTNTCCSHQREGETNIEAGSRRLFEEMGFKAELKELFHFIYKAPFDNGLTEHELDHVMIGYYNDEPNINPDEVEDWKWMSIEDVKADIEKQPEIYTVWFKIIFDEFDHYLEDHKL, from the coding sequence ATGACAGAAGAAAACGTAATACTAGTTAATCAAAACGATGAACAGATTGGCTTAATGCCAAAATTGGAAGCACATGAAAAAGCGCTTTTGCACCGTGCCTTTTCGGTTTTTATTTTGAATAGTAAAAACGAAATTATGCTGCAGCAGCGTGCTCATCATAAATATCATTCTCCTTTGCTTTGGACAAACACTTGTTGTAGCCATCAGAGAGAAGGGGAAACAAACATCGAGGCAGGAAGCCGAAGATTGTTTGAGGAAATGGGTTTTAAAGCCGAATTGAAGGAGTTGTTTCATTTTATTTATAAAGCGCCTTTTGATAACGGCTTGACAGAACATGAACTGGACCATGTTATGATTGGTTACTATAATGACGAACCAAACATAAATCCAGATGAAGTAGAAGACTGGAAATGGATGAGTATTGAAGATGTTAAAGCAGATATTGAAAAACAGCCCGAAATTTATACCGTATGGTTTAAGATAATTTTTGATGAATTTGATCATTATCTAGAAGACCATAAATTATAG
- the htpG gene encoding molecular chaperone HtpG: MATGKINVSVENIFPLIKKFLYSDHEIFLRELVSNGTDATLKLKHLISIGEAKVEYGNPIIEVKVDKEGKKIHIIDQGLGMTADEVEKYINQVAFSGAEEFLDKYKDSAKDSGIIGHFGLGFYSAFMVAEKVEIITKSYKDEPAAHWTCDGSPEFTLEPADKTSRGTEIILHIAEDSLEFLDDSKISGLLNKYNKFMPIPIKFGTRTETLPKPEDAPEDYVNETVEIDNIINNPNPAWTKQPSELTDEDYKNFYRELYPMQFEDPLFNIHLNVDYPFNLTGILYFPKLGSDMQIQKDKIQLYQNQVYVTDNVEGIVPEFLTMLKGVIDSPDIPLNVSRSGLQADGAVKKISNYITRKVADKLKALFNENRADFEAKWNDIKIVLEYGMLSEDKFYEKAGAFVLYPTVDDKYFTLEELKEKLKENQTDKDGKLVVLYAGNKDAQHSYIEAAKDKGYEVLLLDSPIISHLIQKIENDNKDVTFVRVDSDHIDNLIKKEENTISKLSDDEKAALKTSLEAYIPKAYSVQLEAMDSKAAPFIITQPEFMRRMKEMSQTGGGMFGMGNMPEMYNLVVNTNSDLASSILNTEDKTHQEHLVKQALDLAKLSQNLLKGEALTAFVKRSFEMIK, translated from the coding sequence ATGGCAACAGGTAAAATTAATGTTTCAGTAGAAAACATTTTTCCCTTAATTAAAAAGTTCTTATACAGCGACCACGAAATTTTCTTACGCGAGCTTGTTTCTAATGGTACTGATGCTACTTTAAAATTAAAACACCTTATCAGCATTGGTGAAGCTAAAGTTGAATACGGAAACCCGATTATCGAAGTAAAAGTGGATAAAGAAGGAAAAAAAATCCACATTATCGATCAAGGTTTAGGTATGACTGCTGATGAAGTCGAAAAATATATTAATCAAGTAGCTTTTTCTGGCGCTGAAGAATTCTTAGACAAATACAAAGATTCTGCTAAAGATTCTGGTATTATCGGACATTTTGGTCTTGGTTTCTATTCTGCTTTTATGGTAGCTGAAAAAGTTGAAATCATTACAAAATCATACAAAGATGAGCCAGCTGCACACTGGACATGTGACGGAAGTCCTGAATTCACTCTAGAACCAGCTGACAAAACTTCACGCGGAACAGAAATCATTCTTCATATTGCAGAAGATTCTTTGGAATTCTTAGACGATTCTAAAATCAGCGGCTTATTAAACAAATACAATAAATTCATGCCTATTCCGATTAAATTCGGAACAAGAACTGAAACGCTTCCAAAACCAGAAGATGCTCCAGAAGATTATGTGAATGAAACTGTTGAAATTGACAACATCATCAACAACCCAAATCCAGCTTGGACAAAACAGCCTTCTGAATTAACTGATGAAGATTACAAAAACTTCTACAGAGAATTGTATCCAATGCAGTTTGAAGATCCGTTGTTTAACATTCATTTAAATGTAGATTATCCGTTTAACTTAACTGGTATTTTGTACTTCCCGAAATTAGGAAGCGACATGCAGATCCAGAAAGACAAAATTCAGCTGTACCAAAACCAAGTTTACGTTACAGATAACGTAGAAGGAATTGTACCTGAATTCTTGACGATGTTAAAAGGTGTAATCGATTCTCCAGATATTCCATTAAACGTTTCTCGTTCTGGTTTACAGGCTGACGGTGCGGTTAAGAAAATTTCGAACTACATTACTCGTAAAGTAGCCGATAAATTGAAAGCTTTATTCAATGAAAACCGTGCTGATTTTGAAGCAAAATGGAATGATATTAAAATCGTTTTAGAATACGGAATGCTTTCTGAAGATAAGTTCTACGAAAAAGCGGGCGCATTTGTTTTGTATCCAACTGTAGACGATAAATATTTTACTTTAGAAGAATTAAAAGAAAAACTAAAAGAGAACCAAACTGATAAAGATGGTAAACTTGTAGTTCTTTATGCTGGAAACAAAGATGCACAGCACTCTTATATTGAAGCGGCGAAAGACAAAGGATACGAAGTATTGCTTTTAGATTCTCCGATTATTTCGCATTTGATTCAAAAAATTGAAAACGACAATAAAGATGTAACTTTTGTTCGTGTAGATTCTGACCATATTGATAACTTAATCAAAAAAGAAGAAAATACGATTTCAAAATTATCTGATGACGAAAAAGCAGCTTTAAAAACTTCATTAGAAGCATATATTCCAAAAGCATACAGCGTTCAGCTAGAAGCTATGGATTCTAAGGCTGCTCCTTTCATTATAACGCAACCAGAATTTATGCGAAGAATGAAAGAAATGAGCCAGACAGGCGGCGGAATGTTCGGAATGGGCAATATGCCAGAAATGTACAATCTGGTTGTAAACACCAATTCTGATTTGGCTTCAAGCATCTTAAATACAGAAGACAAAACGCACCAAGAGCATTTGGTTAAACAAGCATTAGATTTAGCTAAATTGTCTCAAAACCTTTTAAAAGGTGAAGCGCTTACTGCTTTCGTAAAAAGAAGTTTTGAAATGATTAAATGA
- a CDS encoding 6-carboxytetrahydropterin synthase → MRVTISRKAHFNAAHRLYRKDWSFEKNDAVFGKCNNPNFHGHNYGLTVSVTGKIDPETGFVLDVKVLADIIREEVEIPFDHKNLNLDVPEFADLNPTAENIAVVIWNKIRQRIHTDFDLEVVLNETDRNFVTYKGE, encoded by the coding sequence ATGAGAGTAACCATATCAAGAAAAGCACATTTTAATGCTGCACATCGACTTTATCGAAAAGATTGGTCATTTGAAAAAAACGATGCTGTTTTTGGGAAATGCAATAATCCTAACTTTCATGGTCATAATTATGGTTTAACAGTAAGTGTTACAGGAAAGATTGACCCGGAAACTGGTTTTGTTTTAGATGTGAAAGTATTGGCGGATATTATACGAGAAGAAGTGGAAATTCCGTTTGATCACAAAAATCTTAATCTGGATGTTCCAGAATTTGCAGATTTGAATCCGACTGCAGAAAATATTGCTGTTGTGATATGGAATAAAATTAGACAACGAATTCATACCGACTTTGACCTTGAAGTCGTGCTGAACGAAACGGACCGAAATTTTGTAACTTATAAAGGAGAATAA
- the msrB gene encoding peptide-methionine (R)-S-oxide reductase MsrB: MKSKNLIFSLCFLLPLFILQACGQNTKKQASKTAAMENKISKPGNPYYSNTDTTKLNVSNAEWKKVLPEDVYAVMREADTERPFTGKYWNTDEKATYYCASCGNLLFRSTAKFSSSCGWPSFFEQENKKSIVFKEDNSLGMERTETLCGRCGGHLGHIFDDGPAPTGKRYCMNSIALDFIPDNK; the protein is encoded by the coding sequence ATGAAATCTAAAAATCTAATTTTCAGCCTTTGTTTTTTGTTGCCGCTTTTCATTTTACAGGCTTGCGGACAAAACACAAAAAAACAAGCTTCAAAAACTGCAGCTATGGAAAATAAAATCAGTAAACCCGGAAATCCTTATTATTCAAATACCGACACCACAAAACTTAACGTAAGCAACGCCGAATGGAAAAAGGTTCTTCCTGAAGATGTTTATGCCGTAATGCGTGAGGCCGATACTGAAAGACCTTTTACAGGTAAATATTGGAATACTGACGAAAAAGCAACTTATTACTGCGCTTCTTGCGGCAACTTGCTTTTTAGATCTACAGCTAAGTTTTCGAGCAGCTGCGGATGGCCAAGTTTTTTTGAACAGGAAAACAAAAAAAGCATTGTTTTTAAAGAAGATAATTCTCTTGGAATGGAAAGAACCGAAACTCTTTGCGGACGCTGCGGCGGACATTTAGGACACATCTTTGACGACGGTCCTGCTCCTACCGGAAAACGCTACTGTATGAATTCGATTGCCCTTGATTTTATTCCTGACAATAAATAA
- the msrA gene encoding peptide-methionine (S)-S-oxide reductase MsrA, translated as MKNILLICLFALSLNGISQNKKANLETITLGGGCYWCVEAVYENLDGVKSVVSGFSGGKVANPTYEEVCTGETGHAEVVQITYDKNVTDINEIFKVFFTVHDPTTLNRQGADVGTQYRSVIFYKNEEQKKAAQSIIADLNKAKVYNSPIVTKVEPFKVFYKAEDYHQNYYANNKNQPYCKMVIQPKIEKFEKVFKDKLKKK; from the coding sequence ATGAAAAATATACTTTTAATATGTCTTTTTGCGCTTTCGCTGAATGGCATTTCGCAAAATAAAAAAGCAAATCTAGAAACTATCACACTAGGCGGAGGATGTTACTGGTGCGTTGAAGCCGTTTACGAAAATCTGGACGGAGTAAAATCTGTTGTTTCAGGATTTTCTGGCGGAAAAGTCGCAAATCCGACTTATGAAGAAGTTTGCACAGGAGAAACAGGTCACGCCGAAGTGGTACAGATTACTTATGACAAAAATGTAACCGATATTAACGAAATCTTCAAAGTCTTTTTTACCGTTCATGATCCCACAACTTTAAATCGCCAAGGAGCTGATGTAGGAACGCAATATCGCTCTGTTATCTTTTATAAAAATGAAGAACAGAAAAAAGCGGCTCAAAGCATTATTGCAGACCTCAACAAAGCAAAAGTGTATAACAGTCCGATTGTAACAAAAGTGGAACCTTTTAAAGTTTTCTATAAAGCCGAAGATTACCATCAAAATTATTATGCCAACAATAAAAATCAGCCGTATTGCAAAATGGTGATTCAGCCTAAAATAGAAAAGTTTGAAAAGGTTTTTAAAGATAAGCTGAAAAAGAAATAA
- a CDS encoding carboxymuconolactone decarboxylase family protein, producing the protein METRLNLFEQGQKAVSTLFGISGYLKKGTIEASLMELINFRVSQINNCGYCLDMHSKEALAAGETAQRLFGLSVWRETPYYTKRERVALALAEAVNACDVPDEIYEIAKAEFTEQELIDLTLAVAAINAWNRLNITFSNVPGSYRVGQFG; encoded by the coding sequence ATGGAAACTAGACTTAATTTATTCGAACAAGGACAAAAAGCAGTTAGCACATTATTTGGAATCAGCGGTTACTTGAAAAAAGGAACAATTGAAGCATCTCTTATGGAATTAATAAATTTCAGAGTCTCTCAAATCAACAACTGCGGTTATTGTTTAGACATGCATTCAAAAGAAGCTTTAGCCGCTGGAGAAACAGCACAGCGTTTATTTGGATTAAGTGTTTGGAGAGAAACCCCTTATTATACAAAAAGAGAAAGAGTTGCTCTTGCTTTGGCAGAAGCAGTAAATGCATGCGATGTTCCAGACGAAATTTACGAAATTGCAAAAGCTGAATTTACAGAACAAGAATTAATAGATCTTACGCTTGCAGTTGCTGCAATCAACGCTTGGAATCGTCTTAACATCACTTTTTCCAATGTGCCTGGATCTTATAGAGTTGGACAGTTTGGATAA
- a CDS encoding type I phosphomannose isomerase catalytic subunit yields MSQNLYPLQFEPILKERIWGGEKLKTILNKPIVSKITGESWELSTVQGDVSVVANGVLKGKSLMDLIDETPDAILGTKVYERFGKQFPLLFKYLDAREDLSIQVHPNDKLAKERHNSFGKTEMWYVMQADADARIIVGFKENSSKEEYLKHLHDNTLVSILDDVKAKAGDIFFLETGTVHAIGAGLVVAEIQQTSDITYRLYDFDRVDAQGNKRELHVDLALDAINYNKVDTQKKYDSKTNTSNVVVDCPYFTTNFIPLEDKVEVSKSGETFTVYMCIEGSFEIEYDGFKHTYIKGDTVLVPAAINAFNLSGKASILEIYIS; encoded by the coding sequence ATGAGTCAGAATTTATACCCTTTGCAATTTGAACCGATTTTGAAAGAAAGAATCTGGGGAGGAGAAAAACTTAAAACAATTTTAAACAAACCAATCGTTTCTAAAATTACTGGTGAAAGCTGGGAATTGTCTACCGTGCAAGGAGATGTAAGTGTGGTTGCAAATGGAGTTTTAAAAGGAAAATCTTTAATGGATTTAATAGATGAAACGCCAGATGCCATTTTAGGGACTAAAGTTTATGAAAGATTTGGAAAACAATTTCCGTTGCTTTTTAAATACTTAGATGCGAGAGAAGATCTTTCTATTCAAGTGCATCCAAACGATAAATTGGCAAAAGAGCGTCACAATTCATTTGGTAAAACCGAAATGTGGTATGTAATGCAGGCAGATGCAGATGCTAGAATTATTGTTGGTTTTAAAGAAAATTCTAGTAAAGAAGAATATTTGAAACATTTACACGACAATACTTTGGTGTCTATTTTAGATGACGTAAAAGCAAAAGCTGGAGATATTTTCTTTTTAGAAACTGGAACAGTTCACGCAATTGGAGCTGGTTTGGTTGTTGCCGAAATTCAGCAGACATCTGATATTACCTATAGATTATACGATTTTGACCGTGTAGATGCACAAGGAAATAAAAGAGAATTACACGTAGATTTAGCTCTTGATGCTATAAACTACAATAAAGTAGATACACAAAAGAAATACGATTCAAAAACTAATACATCAAATGTTGTGGTAGATTGTCCTTATTTCACGACAAACTTTATTCCGTTAGAAGATAAAGTAGAAGTTTCAAAATCTGGAGAAACATTTACTGTTTATATGTGTATTGAAGGAAGCTTTGAAATCGAATATGACGGTTTTAAACATACCTACATTAAAGGTGATACTGTCTTAGTTCCAGCTGCAATAAATGCATTTAATTTGAGCGGAAAAGCTTCAATTTTAGAAATTTACATTTCTTAG
- a CDS encoding peroxiredoxin, with protein sequence MSLKIGDIVPNFTAKDNNGELFESQSVLGRKPLVIYFYPKDNTPGCTTEACSFRDQYEDFKDLGAEVIGISSDSVKSHHKFAAKHELPFILLSDQDKRLRKLFGVRNILFGLLPARITYIIDKNGLVISIFDSANAAKHIPKALETVKELVL encoded by the coding sequence ATGTCATTAAAAATAGGAGATATAGTTCCGAATTTTACTGCGAAAGACAACAATGGTGAACTTTTTGAAAGCCAAAGCGTTTTAGGAAGAAAGCCGCTGGTGATTTATTTTTACCCAAAAGATAATACGCCAGGATGTACAACCGAAGCTTGCAGTTTTCGGGATCAATACGAAGATTTTAAAGATTTGGGAGCTGAGGTAATTGGTATTAGTAGCGATAGTGTAAAGTCACATCATAAATTTGCTGCGAAACATGAATTACCTTTTATTTTGCTTTCAGATCAGGATAAAAGATTAAGAAAACTTTTTGGTGTCCGTAATATTTTATTTGGACTTCTGCCAGCACGCATTACCTATATAATAGATAAAAATGGTTTGGTCATTTCGATATTTGATAGTGCAAATGCAGCTAAACATATACCGAAAGCACTAGAAACCGTAAAGGAATTAGTATTATAG
- a CDS encoding patatin-like phospholipase family protein, with protein sequence MDKRKFTENGEILAIIKDLKEQIKGKKFSDIVDNNNCQYVDLVQEGGGVLGIALVGYVYVLEKMGIRFLSLAGTSAGSINTMLMAAAGTCDIEKSEWILDCLCNKNLYDFVDGDHDAREFIDALLSDAGNLKLIMKGCQVVDNFKDDLGLNPGNNFHQWMTNLLSQKGIKNYADLKALREKGVSDKNQLYRINRLNNGDKEEYTRIDHWSQMAIITADITTESKIIFPKMIDLFYSNPDVQNPADFVRASMSIPLFFTPFKIKNIPSGIDAWNKWNDATCLRTSVPSEVMFMDGGIISNFPIDIFHENMNVPASPTFGIKLGYDKNEINKNEKFSNLIGSMFDTSRYGYDSEFLQKNPDFKNLIGYIDTGSHNWLNFNLTDDAKIDLFIRGAQNAADFLNRFNWEEYKKIRKAKSNYYKSV encoded by the coding sequence ATGGATAAAAGAAAGTTTACAGAAAATGGAGAAATTCTAGCAATTATAAAGGATTTAAAAGAACAGATTAAAGGCAAAAAATTCTCTGACATTGTCGACAACAACAATTGCCAATATGTAGATCTTGTACAAGAAGGCGGTGGCGTGCTTGGAATTGCACTTGTTGGATATGTATATGTATTAGAAAAAATGGGAATTCGGTTTTTAAGTCTCGCAGGAACTTCTGCAGGAAGCATCAATACTATGCTGATGGCTGCCGCGGGAACTTGTGATATTGAAAAATCGGAATGGATCCTGGATTGTTTATGCAATAAAAATTTATACGATTTTGTTGATGGCGATCATGATGCACGCGAATTTATTGACGCACTTTTAAGTGATGCCGGAAATCTGAAATTAATAATGAAAGGCTGTCAAGTGGTGGACAATTTTAAAGATGATTTAGGGCTGAATCCTGGAAATAATTTTCACCAATGGATGACAAATCTGCTTTCTCAAAAAGGGATAAAAAATTATGCCGATTTGAAAGCTTTGAGAGAAAAAGGGGTTTCAGACAAAAATCAACTATATCGAATAAACAGATTAAATAATGGAGACAAAGAAGAATATACTCGGATAGATCATTGGAGCCAAATGGCCATAATTACTGCCGATATTACTACCGAAAGCAAAATCATCTTTCCAAAAATGATCGATTTGTTTTACTCCAACCCTGATGTTCAAAATCCAGCCGATTTTGTTCGCGCTTCTATGTCGATTCCTTTATTTTTCACTCCTTTTAAAATTAAAAACATTCCAAGCGGAATTGATGCTTGGAACAAATGGAATGATGCAACCTGTCTACGAACATCAGTGCCTTCGGAAGTTATGTTTATGGATGGCGGTATTATTTCAAATTTCCCGATAGATATTTTTCATGAAAATATGAATGTTCCGGCTTCTCCAACTTTCGGAATCAAATTGGGTTACGACAAAAACGAAATCAATAAAAATGAAAAATTCTCCAATTTAATAGGCTCAATGTTTGACACTTCACGCTACGGTTACGATTCTGAATTCCTGCAGAAAAATCCAGATTTTAAAAACCTCATCGGATATATTGATACCGGAAGCCATAATTGGCTAAACTTTAATCTTACTGATGATGCAAAAATTGATCTGTTTATTCGTGGCGCTCAAAATGCGGCCGATTTCTTAAACCGATTTAATTGGGAAGAATACAAAAAAATCAGAAAGGCCAAAAGCAATTACTACAAATCTGTTTAA